ttccacagtaccgaagctagcattgacttccggagcgttgcactgtgggtagctatcccacagttcccgcagtctccgccgcccactggaattctgggttgagagcccaatgcctaatggggcaaaaacattgtcacgggtggttctgggtacacgtcatcaggccctccctctgtgaaagcaatgacagacaatcattttgtgtctttattcctgggttacctgtgccgacgccataccacggcaagcatggagcccgctcagctcactgtcaccgtacgtctcttggtgctggcagacgtgggactgcattgctacacagcagcaactcattgccttgtggcagcaaacggtgcaataggcctgataaccatcgtcatcatgtcccAGGTGCTCTTGGCTGCCTCAATAAGGTcggtcaggagtgcctgggcagaaatgggtgcagggactgaaataggagtgactcaaccaggtcattctctttagtcctgccggccaTTGTATTGCACTGTCTTCTGGTGAGCAGCCAGGCGATGAGggtggctagcagtcctactgcaccgtctgctgccagccaaagatgtaaaagatagatggagtgcatcaaaacaagaaatagaccagatctgTTTTGTGTTCGtttgctcccccttccctccctccatgaaatcaacgacCAACAATcgtttcggtgaggtctgtcaggggcaccttgaaaagcttaatggagattcagtcctaccTGGACTAccaaggggagggatagctcagaggGTTGAGCactagcctgctaaacccaggattttgagctcaatccttgaggggaccattctgtgtgacagttgtttttgtttctccttgatgtaaaaccaccccctttgttgattttaattccctgtaagacaACCCTGTAAgtcatgtcatcagtcgcccctccctccatcagagcaacggcagacaatcattccgctccttttttccgtgcagatgccgcaccatggcaagcatggagcccgctcagatcactttggcaattaggagcacattaaacaccacttgcattatccagcagtatatgcaacaccagaacctgccaaagcgaaaccgggcaagtaggtgacgtcagcacggtgacgagagtgatgaggacatggacacagacttctctcaaagcacaggccctggcaatgtgggcatcgtggtgctaatgggacaggttcatgccgtggaacctTGATtcctgggcccgggaaacaagcacagactggtgggaccgcatagtgttgcaggtctgggatgattcccagtggctgcaaaactttcacatgcataagggcactttcatggaactttgtgacttgctttcccctgccctgaagcgccagaataccaagatgagagcagccctcacagttgagaagcgagtggcgatagccctgtggaagcttgcaacgccagacagcaaccagtcagtcaggaatcaatttggagtgggcaaatctactgtgggggctgctgtgatgcaagtagccaacgcaatcaaagatctgctgctatcaagggtagtgaccctgggaaatgtgtaggtcacagtggatggctttgctgcaatgggattccctaactgtggtggggccatagacggaacgcatatccctatcttggcaccagaatACTAAGCTGGGGAGTACATAAaacgcaaggggtacttttcaatagtgctgcaagcactggtggatcataagggacgtttcaccaacatcaacgtgggatggccgggaaaggtacatgatgctcgcatcttcaggaactctggtctgtttcaaaagctgcaggaaaggactttcttcccagaccagaaaataaccattggggatgttgaaatgtctacagttatccttggggacccagcctaccccttaatgctatggctcatgaagctgtacacaggcagcctggacagtagtcaggagctgttcaactataggctgagcaagtgcagaatggtggcagaatgtgcatttggacgtgtaaaagcgcgctggcgcagtttactgacttgcttagacctcagcgaaaccaatattcccattgttattgctgcttgttgtgcactccacaatatctgtgagagtaaggggggagacgtttatggcggggtgggaggttaggcaaattgcctggctgctggttacacacagccagacaccagggctgtgtagaagagcataggagggcacggtgcgcatcagagaagctttgaaaaccagtttcataactggccaggctacggtgtgaaagttctgtttgtttctccttaatgaaaCCCCCTCTCCCCTTGGTTCACtttttccctgtaagctaaccaccttcgatcaccgcttgcagaggcaataaagtcattattgcttcacattcatgcattctttattaattcatcacacaaatagggggataactaccaaggtagcccaggaggggtggtggaggagggaagcaccgggtgggatggtggaggagggaaggacaaggctatacagcactttaaaactttaaacttattgaatgccagccttctgttgcttgggcagccctctggggtggagtggctgggtgaccggaggccccccccaccgcgttcttgggggtctgggtgaggaggctatggaacttggggaggagggcgttggttacacaggggctgtagcggcagtctgtgttcctgctgcctttcctgcagttcagccatacgctggagcatgttagtttgatcctccagcagcctcagcattgcatcctgtctcctctcatcacgctgctgccatcTATcatcttcagccctctcttcagcccgccacctctcctcgcattcattttgtgctttcctgcactctgacattgtctgcctccactcatttgtctgtgctctgtcagtgtgggaggacagcatgaggtcagagaacatttcatcacaagtgtgtttttttggccttctaatctttgctagcctctgggaaggagaagatcctgtgatccttgaaacacatgcagctggtggagaaaaaaaagggacagtggtatttaaaaagacacattttatagaacaatgggtacactctttcacggtaaaccttgctgttaacattacattcATAGCACATGCTTTCATTCCAATGTCGCactttgcctccccccaccgcgtggctaacccacccctccctgtggctaacagcggggaacatttctgtttagccacaggcaaacagcccagcaggaacgggcacctctgaatgtccctttaagaaaagcatcctatttcaaccaggtgatcataatgatatcactctcctgaggctaacacagagagataaagaacggatgttgtttgaatgccagcaaacatatgctgcaatgcttcgttatgcaatgattcccgactacgtgctactggcctggcgtggtaatgtgtcctaccatggtggatggaataaggctgccctccccagaaaccttttgcaaaggctttgggagttcatccaggagagctttatggagatgtctctggaggatttccgTTCCATCCctagacacgttaacagactttccaatagctgtactggcagcgaatgccagggcaaattaatcattaaaaatgtttgcttttaaaccatgtatactatttaaaaaggtttcagaggaacagccgtgttagtctgtattcgcaaaaagaaaaggagtacttgtggcaccttagagactaaccaatttatttgagcatgagctttcgtgagctacatctgatgaagtgagctgtagctcacgaaagctcatgctcaaataaattggttagtctctaaggtgccacaagtactccttttctttttatttaaaaaggtacactcaccagaggtcccttctccacctggcgggtccgggaggcagccttgggtgggttcggggggtactggctccaggtccagggtgagaaacagttcctggctgtcgggaaaactggtttctctgcttgcttgctgtgagctatctacaatctcctcctcgtccccaaaacctgcttccgtgttgacAGAGTCAAAGcccacggttggggtagtggtggctgaaccccctataatggcatgcagctcatcatagaagcggcatgttttgggctctaatccggagcagctgtttgcctctctggttttctggtaggcttgcctcagttccttaagtttcacgcggcattgcttcgggtccctgttatggcctctgtccttcatgccctgggagattttgacaaatgttttggcatttcgaaaactggaacggagttctgatagcacggattcctctcccgatacagcgatcagatcccgtacctcccattcagtccatgctggagctcttttgtgattctgggactccatggtcacctctgctgatgagctctgcactcacctgcagcttgccacagtggccaaacaggaaatgagattcaaaagtttgtgggcctttttttgtctacctggccagtgcatctgag
The DNA window shown above is from Lepidochelys kempii isolate rLepKem1 chromosome 16, rLepKem1.hap2, whole genome shotgun sequence and carries:
- the LOC140899272 gene encoding uncharacterized protein, whose translation is MESQNHKRAPAWTEWEVRDLIAVSGEESVLSELRSSFRNAKTFVKISQGMKDRGHNRDPKQCRVKLKELRQAYQKTREANSCSGLEPKTCRFYDELHAIIGGSATTTPTVGFDSVNTEAGFGDEEEIVDSSQQASRETSFPDSQELFLTLDLEPVPPEPTQGCLPDPPGGEGTSAACVSRITGSSPSQRLAKIRRPKKHTCDEMFSDLMLSSHTDRAQTNEWRQTMSECRKAQNECEERWRAEERAEDDRWQQRDERRQDAMLRLLEDQTNMLQRMAELQERQQEHRLPLQPLCNQRPPPQVP